acgacatttaatgagactcggtgagtattgttattatggcgtcacttgtggaagtcgtctgctcacatctcacatttatgtttatttattctactgtggggtgtatttatcttatttatatgttatgcatcgtgtttattatataattttgaaaaaaatatcatggatggattaatgaaaatgtgtatattaacgtaatatacgacatttaaatgactcgatgtatgtaagtttatttaggtacaggtatacataagtataattatcagagtatatataaaatatgaaataacttttaaaaacatttgaaattttggagtttccagacaaaatggagagacttagtgcttactgagctcatggagaatgtaaacaaacagggtggggcacggtgaccgtattagaaagtcaggtggggggagccgtatagtgagttttggtcataatttgaaatgtccgtattagcggaacgccgtaaagtgaaacgccgtaaagcggggccttcctgtactcttccctccttgcatcacttctactttgtaaaaacttctcatatgctaactttttctcccttactactctcttcacatcatcattccaccaatcgctcctcttccctcccgcacccactttcctgtaaccacaaacttctgctgaacactctaacactacatttttaaacctaccccatacctcttcgatcccattgcctatgctctcattagcccatctatcctccaatagctgtttatatcttaccctaactgcctcctcttttagtttataaaccttcacctctctcttccctgatgcttctattctctttgtatcccatctaccttttactctcagtgtagctacaactagaaagtgatctgatatatctgtggcccctctataaacatgtacatcctgaagtctactcaacagtcttttatctaccaatacataatccaacaaactactgtcattttgccctacatcatatcttgtatacttatttatcctctttttcttaaaatatgcattacctataactaaacccctttctatacaaagttcaatcaaagagctcccattatcatttacacctggcaccccaaacttgcctaccacaccctctctaaaagtttctcctactttagcattcaggtcccctaccacaattactctctcacttggttcaaaggctcctatacattcacttaacatctcccaaaatctctctctctcctctgcattcctctcttctccaggtgcatacacgcttattatgacccatttctctcatccaacctttactttaatccacataattcttgaatttacacattcatattctcttttctccttccataactgatcattcaacattactgctatcccttcctttgctcaaactctctcagatactccagatttaatcccatttatttccccccaccgaaactcccctacccccttcagctttgtttcgcttagggccagaacatccaacttcttttcattcataacatcagcaatcatctgtttcttgtcatccgcactacatccacgcacatttaagcatcccagttttataaagtttttcttcttctcttttttagtaaatgtctacaggagaaggggttactagcccattgctcctggcattttagtcgcctcatacgacacgcatggcttacggagggaagattcttttccacttccccatggacaatagaagaaataaagaggaacaagagctatttagaaaaaggagaaaaacctagatgcatgtatatatatatgcatgtgcgtgtctgtgaagtgtgaccaaagtgtaagtaggagtagcaagatatccctgttatctagcgtgtttatgagacagaaaaagaaaccagcaatcctaccatcatgcaaaacagttacaggtttctgtttcacagtcatctggcaggacggtagtacttccctgggtggttgctgtctaccaacctactactaccagAAATTAATTGAAGTAAGAGAAAACTTACTTGAAGAACTCATCGAAGACAGTGCTGTTGGGCTCCTTCATCTGATCCACCAAGTTATTCCATGATGCTGGTAACAGATCCGTCATCCTGCACATGCAAGCAAACAAGTTACATTAGTCACAAACATGGACACAAAATAAGTTACAACTGCAGTTTCTGCAGTCTTTCATATTCTATTGGTCTCTCTTGGAGACCGATAGAATATGAAAGACTGCAGAAACCTCAAGAATATGACATAGCTGTCAGGGAACTGCATGGGAGGTACATAAGGAGCTAGAAAAAGATTCAAAGAGGTTTTAAAAACTGAAAAAGGATACCCACAAGGAAGGtgacttgatgccagtgagtggctcttgatctaaggaaatggGCCTATACACTCCTTGGagtgaacctgattgcctcccattccccatctGCTGTATGTCAATTCCATGGCTTtagcattataataataataagagcaaCTACCAGACCTTGAGGAGGAAGAACATCCCCACAATTTTCTGGGTAATATAGTTGTGACAAAAGACATGATAAAGAACAACTGATAATGCTGAATGTAGGAAAAAGCAATGGCACAGCAAATATTGTCATAGATAATGAAGGAGAGGGCTGATGCCTTGGTAAACCCAATGCTACACACTAAAGACAAAAGAAATATTAGAGAGATGGAACATAGCAAACATCTTATCAATATATATTgacagtctcttgtgtggtactataTCAAATGCTTTCTTACAGTCATAAACCTCTGAGATACAGACAAGATTTGCCATCTCTGAATTCATGTTGATTGTATCTTATGTATCCATTTTTTCAAGATGCTCCATTGTTACTTTTCTTATTATCTTTTATTGCCAGTGTGCCAGTCATCACATCTGGTTTCTTGTTTAGTGCTTCATGCTATTTCCTTTTGAATTTCTATACCTAGTACTGTATTGATATCACAACTGCCATGTTTCCAACTGTGTGATTGTTGTCTTGTTTCTTTAGTCTCTTTTGCATACTCTTTTTATTTCTAAaatattggccatttcccaccaaggcagggtgacccaaaaaggaataaaaacactttcatcatcattcactccatcacttgtTGTTGGAGGCATGCTTACAGGGATAAAATGTTCTTAGCTCCATCTAGCAATACTCAAGGTGTTATTTTGTCTGGTCCCACAGGAGATATCTCGCTTTCTCTTTTGTTGTTTAAACTTCCTCATATCTTTGCTGCTCACCCCTTTTTGATGCCACTCCTGGTGCCTTTCCCAATTCCTTGGTTAACATCTCTTTGAAATTTCTATTCAATTCTATGTTTACCTGTGTACTTAAAAATTCCATTGTCTGATTATTTTTCCAGACGATTTCTAAATGATAATTAAAATTTAGAGAGAagaattttattttttctgaacAAGAATTGATGGTTCCTAAGGAGATAAAAGAACTGAAAAGCATGAACTGACCCATAGGCCTCCTTGGCAGAATAGAGTTGGTAGAAACGTGGATTATCATTCTCATTGGCTTCATCAAGGTCCAGCACCCAATTCTCGGTATCCAACACACGCTGTCACAAAGGTAACAAGTTGAAAATGCTCCAGAAAAAATATCTGCATAGCCCACTCCAGCAACCATGTATGTAGACAGCAGTGGCACCAGATATGACAACTGCATTAAAAATTaagaaataaataattaaaaaatttcaGAACAGATTAATAAAATGATGTGCAGTACTTTCTGCAAGTTTTGCTTTTTTACTAGAAGTTGAATGTGGCATACTTTCACTGTTGGTATCACTTATAAGTTCACTTATAAATCCTGGAAGTAAATATTCAGTTACtgtttactgatgatactgtgcttttgggagattctaaagagaagttgcaaaagttagtgaacgagtttggaagtgtgtgtaaacgaaagttgaaagtgaacatagataagagtaaggtgatgagggtatcaaatgagttaggtagagaaaaattggacatcacattggagggaggaagtatggaagtgaatgtgttttgatatttgggagtagacttgtcagcagataggtttatgaaggatgaggtaaaccatagaaatgatgaaggaaaaagggtgggtggtgcattgaggtatctgtggatacaaagaacattatccactgaggaaaagaagggaatgtatgaaagtatgtaTAGTGGAACCAAAATTCTTatgtggtgtgaagcatggaggAGGCTAGAGCCAGTGGAGATGTCacatctaagggcaatgtgtggtgtaaatattatgcagagaattcatcgtgtggaaattaggaggtgtggagttactaaaagtattatttagaggggtgaggagaggttgttgagatggtttggtcatttagagaggatgggcaAAACAGCATGACTTGGAAGGTAtaaaaatctgtagtggagaggaggagaggtaggggttgtcctaagAAAGGATGATAGGAGAGgctaaaagaggttttgtgtgaaaggggcttggacatacagcaggcatgtgtgagtgtgttagataggagtgaatggagacaaattgtttttggGATTTGATGAGCTGttagagtgtaagcaaggtaatattttgtgaagagattcagggaaacctttTGGCCAGACATGAGTCTTGGAGgtaggaagcacagtgcctgcactttaaccccttcagggtccaaggcccaaatctgaagtggtgccccagtgtccaagaatttaaaaaaaaaaaatttgttattttttcttatgaaatgatagagaatctttttgtgaaggtaatataacaaaaagtatgaaatttgatggaaaattaacgaaattatgctctcgcgaattttgatgtgtcagcgatatttacgaatcggcgattttgccgattttgactcccattttaggccaattacattattccagtcaaccaaattcttagctatttcactagtattacttctattctatcgattgagcacaagaaatcgccaagtcaactgtttcaactacaaattaaagtgattggaaattgttaatttggccaatttaacacaaagttcaaaatattcaaatttcaaaatagggtccagaataaacaatgtaggtattcctggaactaaactaacatttcctccattcattagttatgttttgaggctttacaaataaattccattttgattttttattcacataatgaatttttattcacaccaaaaaatagaagatttactgttatgcaatactgtaataattgtataaatattatcaccatatttgtgaatgcatattagacccaccagctggcgtgtattagacgtgtgaggttgtttgtttactcttgaatatcggcaaaaatttaacatttctgctactttgagctcagtttcaagccatttctagtgttaaaaccaatcaaaatcatctctatttctgtaatatgtcttccattctatcaaatgaggccaagaaatcgcaaatacaactataaaaaacatacgaaaaaacactgcaaagttgctgttttaatcgaaaaatcatgatttcagttttttttctctcattatacacagtgtgctgcaggatctgttttatgtggtgcacacataccacatagatgtattctctcatatctaggcccaaatgtaccactcacagtttatcagagtgagctgagctcatgacgtagatctacggtttggaccctgaaagtaaagccgtagatctacgggacggaccctgaaagggttaaagaaggggtttgggatatttactgtttggagtgacatctgaactgtcgtatctgagcgcctctgtcaagacagtgattatgtgtgaatgatggtgaaagtgattctttttttttgggtcaccctgccatggtgggaaacagccgacatgttgaaaaaaataatttagtcTTTAATTAATGGAATTATTCTGTGAGTTACTTGATCTAATAAAATTGATGATTTTGAGATTTTAGAATATAATTTGATGTACACTTCCAAAAAAAATCGTATCTTATTATATCATGTTCAATACAGAGTTGTTATTCATTGATCTACTAATGAGATACTGCAGTACATAACAAGGTTAAGTTGTAAAAAAAAGTGAACAACTTAACCTGGACAGTTAGAAAGTCTACAAGAGACCAAAACATCCACTACTTTTCATTTACAATTTGTAGGTTAGTTGTAAATTATTCTAGTCATAGTATTGTGATTTATACTTCATTTTAATGTGTGACTAATATTATTGTAAGCCATACGTAAGATGAGTCCTCATAGTGGCCATCAATGGTGTAGACCCTATAACCAGGGTTGAGATTGTGGTATGGCGTCTGACTTTGAGCCACGTATCCTACGTGGTAGGCTCGCTCCGGCACCTCTGGGTCATAGAACATCAAGAagtggtccttgtgtgtgtgtccatagAACAGACCTGCGATGGTTGATTCATACCTGTAAGATCCCCAACTTTAGTGTTGTCTAGCCAGGAATATACatgtagtttaaaaaaaaaattaaggaaataAAGTCATAGACCAGAGGTGTTGACAGGTACCTCTACTTAGAGTATTCAAAATATTCTTTTGAGAACATAAAAAACACTTAGTATGAGTATGGATTTATGTACgagtgttatattattatgtTTGCCGGGAAGCTGTTATTGCAAACAGTCCCATCTTACAAACAGACAGAAACCAGGACAACTGCACACAAAATGCTCTTCAGCTAATCAAAGACAAGATGCAGATTAACAATGAAGCTACCCATATCAAGGAGCCCAGAGTGCTAGGCAGACCGGGTCAAAAACAAAGTGTAATGCTAAGATTTCACTCACTTGGCCGAGAAAAGGACCTTATAGATTCTTCCATCCAGGCGAATTGTGGAGGGTTTGTTAATGAATGTTTAACAAGAAAGTGATAAAACCTATTACTGTATACAGACTTAGTAAACTCAAACATGATAATAGTGATAGAATTAAAAAAATGTTTCACTCTTGATGGCACAATCATAGTGAAACAGTCAGACACGGGTTGAGGGTACGAAATAACAAACGAACATGACCTATCGAGGTTCCTCTAAATCGCTGGTCTGACCAAGTCTGGTTAATACAATGTCATCGATATCAACCACGTATAGCGTAAATTGCCCCACTTTTTATTTCGGAACATATAGTGCCTTACTTCAATTCCttgttctttttgttttttttctaaTTCCTACCTTGATATTAATATTATCAGTCAAAAGATTATATACACCGTATATTAAAAAGTATTGTGTACTCATTTGTCTAGTAAAAATGGGTacgtatacatatatttttttataatcaaCTCCAAATGCCCTATGGTACTTACCCCTTTCCCCtttcatttttttattataaagtatttatttttttcatttgttaacacattggccatttcccaccatttgcaacattaacacctctccttcagagtgcaggcactgtactttttgTTAATTAACCATAATAATTAGTTTGTTTATTTTCAAATTAAGCAACTTCAAACTTCTTTGTTCTAATATAGTACTAGTtctagtatatatttttttaatatattatttATCAGTTTGTATTATTCAGCAATACCAGTTGCTCaatcaggtgctaaagtgttatCTTTTTAAGTTTAGTTTACTATACTCAGTAACCCATTCTTTTTTGTTTTAATTAATAGTCACAATCCATATACTTATCATTTATAGTagttcaaattatttttttttacatcttaTCTCTTAGTTACGTACTTTTATTTGATACTTAGCTACATTCTCCattacacctggagtttacctggagaaggttttggaggtcagcgcccccacggctcagtctgagaccaggcctcatggtggatcagggtctgatcaaccaggctgttactgctggccgcacacaagctgacgtacgaaccacagcccggtcagtcaggtactgactttaggtgcccggCAAGTGCCTTctgaaagacagccaggggtctattggtattgggccctggacacttagtgtgtggtctctcaatgtactcatgGTGCCTCTGTTTTTCAtcagggaaatgttgcatctcttgccaagtcttttgctttcataggaagtgatttttgtgtgcaggtttggtaccaatccctccaggaccttctaagtgtatattatcacgtatctctttcacctgctttccagggaatacagatcaaggaccttcaaccattcctagTAAttcaggtgccttatcgtacttgtgtgtgccgtgaaagttctttgtacactctccaggtctacagtgttgccagccttgaagggggccattagtatacagcagtattccagcctagagagcacaagcgatttgaagagaatcatcatgggcttggcgtccctagatttgaaggttctcattatccatcctatcattttcctagcagatgaggtagatacattgttgtggtctttgaaggcaagatcctctgacattatcactcccaggtccttcacattactttttcattctattgtataccctgatacatttttcaTTTCCTCATGTtacccatatctgagtagttgaaatttctcctcgttgaatttcatattgttttgagtggcccattcgaacatttggttgatgtccgcttggagtctcacagtgtctttgatggaggtcactgccatggtaatccgggtgtcatccgcaaaggaagacacagagctatggcttacatctctatgtcagaaatgaggatgaggaatagagtgggagcgagtactgtgccttgtggaacagagctttttaccgtggctgcctgggactttactctgtttactattactctttgtgttctatttgtcaggaattTATAGATCTATATTTAGCCACCCAGTGGCTTTTTCTATTTAGTACGGAGATGATCCATGAAGAGAGTAGATGAGGTAATCGATCTCTCAGCTTtgcagaactatatacaga
This region of Cherax quadricarinatus isolate ZL_2023a chromosome 6, ASM3850222v1, whole genome shotgun sequence genomic DNA includes:
- the LOC138851988 gene encoding sphingomyelin phosphodiesterase-like, whose amino-acid sequence is MFYDPEVPERAYHVGYVAQSQTPYHNLNPGYRVYTIDGHYEDSSYRVLDTENWVLDLDEANENDNPRFYQLYSAKEAYGMTDLLPASWNNLVDQMKEPNSTVFDEFFKYYTKDARPYREEGCSEDCKSFILCRLVSSDTSDKSHCDGL